In Paraburkholderia youngii, the genomic stretch TCGACCAACTCCTGCCCGCGCTTGGGAGCAAAGCGCCGCCAGTCGTGAGATTGATCGACCCGGAAATGTCGCGAACGATGTCCGAAGCCGTACTCGCATGGACGTACTTCCTTCAACGGGACATGTCTGCGTACGCCCGCCAGCAAGCGAGATTGCTCTGGAGGCAGTTGCCATACCGCAAACCATCTCAAGTCAGCGTCGGTCTACTGGGTATGGGTGAACTTGGAACCGCTGCGGCAGTCCGTCTGGCGGACGCAGGGTTTAAGGTGCGCGGCTGGAGTCGCTCGACAAAGCGCCTGCCTGGCATCGAGACCTGTTCCGGCGAGAGCGGGCTCGATCTCATACTGCGCGAGAGCGACATCGTCGTGTGCCTGTTACCTCTCACACCGCAGACGCAGGGCTTGCTAAATATCGAGCGACTGACTCAAATGAAGCGAGGCGCTGCGCTTATCAACTTCTCGCGCGGGCCAATTCTTGTCGAGAACGATCTGCTCACGATGCTCGAGCGTGAACATATCTCGCACGCAGTGCTGGACGTCTTCAGTGTCGAACCGTTGCCGCAAGAATCCGGATTGTGGCGCCATTCATCGGTCACTGTGCTGCCGCACATTTCAGCGCCGACGGACAACGAAACAGCCGCCACCGTGTTCGCCGACAATGTTCGCGCGTATCGGAGTGGCGGGCGCATCCCCGCCAATGTCGACTTGACTCGCGGTTACTGACCTGGCATGCAGCGTCTCCACCTCCGCTCCTTGCCATGACATCGCGTATTTCCGTTTTGTCGACCGAAGGCCGCACATGCTGAAGCTTGATCGCTACGATATCGCAATCTTGCAGATCCTCGCCCGCGAAGGGCGCATAACCAAATCGCGATTGGCCGAAGCGATCCATCTCTCTATTTCGCCTGCCTGGGAACGCGTCCGTCGGCTCGAAGAAGGTGGAATTATCCGCGGCTACCGGGCAGAGTTCGATTGGGTTGGCGCAGTTGATATCAGCCATATCATCGTCGAGGTGACACTCTCGCGGCATACCGCTTACGACCTGCATCGCTTCGAGACACGCATGTGTTCCGCGCCAGAAGTTGTGCAGTGCTATGCGACGGGGGGTGGCATCGACTACATCGTGCACACGGTCACACGAAACATAGATGACTATCAGCGCTTCATCGACGCAATGCTTTTGGATGATCTCGGCATTGAGCGCTACTTTACCTACGTCGTGACGAAGATGGTCAAACAGGTCACCTGCAACGTGCCTGAGTGGATCGCATTGGATTGATCTCGTGTGGGCGAGGGGTATCGGACTCTGCATGCCGTTCGTGCACGTCAACATCGCTTTCACGGTTGCATTCGCGGCAGCAAGTAGGCCGCTCACGAAAACAGGGGCAAGATCGCGGACGCGTTGGACAGACGCTGAGACACAGAATCTTGGAACTGCTCGCCAACACCACATTGGTAAGAAAACGCGGCTTAACTCATTTTCAGAGCATCGTTGATTATCGGGACATGTCCAGTGCACACATCAACTGTGCCCGCCTACCTCGGACTTGCGCGCCAACGTCCCCCGGGCAAGCGTGCCGCCGCACGGGAGCCGGGCGACGCGACGCGCCAATTCACGCACCGTTCACTGCCTCCTTGAACGCCTTGCCCGCAGTGAACTTGACCGTCTTCGCCGCAGCGATCTGGATCGGCGCCGGTCGCCGGATTGCGGCTGACCCGCGTAGCACGCGCGCCGGTCGAAAACGCTTCACAGCCCTGATAGCGAGCATCGCACTAGCGTAGCTTTTATGGGTCGATCAGGCTGCTCTTCTTCCCGCAATTCATGACGTGAGGGCGGGAAGCTGGCTATTGGTCATTTTGATGGCGTCGCTTGCCACTTCGGGTCATCTCCTTATGCTTCAGGCGTTGCGAAGAACGCCGCTTGCTGTGCTGACTCCGTTCGGCTATGCGCAGCTTGCCTTCGCCACATTCTTTGGCTGGCTGCTGTTCGGTAAGATTCCAGACTTGTGGACCATCGTAGGGATGGCTGTAATCGCGATCAGCGGAATCGGCACGATGGTCGTGCATGCGTCACCTCGAGGCCAGTAATCACCTTTCTTGCTTGTTGTTTTGCGGGATTTTGAACGGGATATGACTTCCAGGCCGCCGGCAATCCCCGCTGGATTGGCTGCACTACTCGCCAGCTGTCGTCGGGTTCGCTGCAGGTCGGCCGTTGTCGATCGGGAGTGTGCGTTTGCTGATCCGGCAAGCTGCCGCGTGGCCGCTCGATGCCTCCACCGTCGGCAATCCGCCACATTGCTGACGTGAAACCGAGTGCGCACCAATGTCGGCTTTGGCCGAATTCTGTGCGTAGCTCCTCCGTCAGGTCTCTGAGTACAGCAGCCATATGCCGAGCAAGCTGACCGGCAAGTGCTCGACCATACCTAACCTTCAGGTATCGCATCCGTCAGGCGGCAACGAGTCGGCGAAACCCTGTCATCGTTCGACAACGCACACTACCCTCGCACAGACATTCCGCCGGACTTATACGCTTGGTCTGTCGAACGCGTATTACCGGCTGCTCGATAAACTCGGTGCCGTCAGGGGTGTGCCCACGCCGGCGTCTGTCTGGATTGTCTTGAATGGGCCAGCCCTGATTGAACCCAAACTGCAAGGTGGCGCGGCGAAACACGTGGCCATCCGAGATTAAGCTTCAGGGCCGTTTAAAAACCAGAAGGCGCATTTCCACTCGCTGACAAAGCTCACCTTGCTGGTTCATCGTGTCGCTGCGGACTGTCGCGATGCCGCGGTCGGGTTTGGAACGCGACGGCGCGATCTCCAGGACGGTGCTGACGACATGCAGGACATCGTTCGGGCGAGTGGGTCTTGGCCACGCGATTTCGCCGCTCGCACCAATAATGCCACCCGCAATCGGCAGGCTCTGAACGAGAAGTTTCATGGTGATCGCTGCCGTGTGCCAGCCGCTCGCTGCAAGCCCCGCAAAGAAGGAGCGTTGAGCCGCTTCCTCGTCCAGATGGAAAGGTTGGGGATCGAACTGTCGCGCGAAGGCGTGTATCTGGTCGACATCGAGTTTATGCTCCGCGCTTTTGTACACCGCACCCACGGCGAGATCTTCCAGATACAGAGTCTCTGATTTCATGCGTTACTCCTGAAACGTTTTATTCGCTGATATTGGCTCTTCGAACGCCCCTTCTGTGGTGACGTTCGACCTTGATGGTGCTATCCCTATCCGAAGGATAGTCTTGCGCGGAGAATCCGAGAGTGGCCCGGGGGCCTCGCCGCTAGCGACTTCGAAGCCGGTCGCACTGCCTGCCCATTAGCTGCGCAGCGGCCGCAGACCCGCCCGAACTTCCTGCGCGAGTAGCAGGGGCTCCTCCCAGGCGGCGAAATGGCCGCCCCGTTCAGGCCGGTTGTAATAGATGAGGTCGTGGTAAGCCTGCTCTGTCCAACTGAGCGGCGCCTGATAGTTCTCACCGGGAAACGCGCTGACGGCAGCCGGCACGGAAACATTCGCTGCAACGAGGTAGTTGAAGTGGGCCGTTTCCCAATAGAATCGGGCCGCCGACACGCCCGTGTTGGTCAGCCAGTAAAGCGTGATGTTGTCGAGGACGTCATCGCGTGTGATGGCACCGGCTGAATGCCCGTTGACCGTGCGCCCTAGCACGGCCGAGGTGATCGTTGCCGCCGGCTGGCCATAAGCATCGCCGTGATCGAGCAGCCAGCCTGCCAGCGCAATCGGAGAATCGGCCAGTCCATAGAGGCTTTGCGGACGAGTCGCCATCTCGAACGCGTAGGCGCGGCGCTTCTTGAAATTGACGCTCAATTGCTCATACGCGAGCCTTTCGTCGGACGAGAGCCCTGCCGGTGACGGGTTCCCGCCCTGGATCGCCGTGAGGATATCCGGCGGAACTGCCGCCGGGAAATTGACATGGATGCCCAGCAATCCAGGCGGCGCCTGTTTGGCCATCACATTCGACACGATACCTCCCAGATCACCGCCCTGTGACGCAAATTTCGTATAGCCAAGACGCTGCATGAGCGTGACCCATGCGCGCGTGGTACGCTCCGGACCCCAGCCGGTCGTCGTAGGCTTGCCTGAGAAGCCATAGCCCGGCAACGACGGAACGACCAGATGGAAGGCGTCGGATGCGCTCGCGCCATAGGCGGTGGGATTGACGAGCGGATCGATGATCTTGATCTGCTCGATGATCGAACAGGGCCACCCGTGCGATACGATCAGCGGCAATGCATTCTCATGCTTCGAGCGCACGTGCATGAAATGAATGTCGAGCCCGTCGATCTCAGTGACGAACTGCGGCAGAGCGTTCAGGGTCGCTTCGCACTTGCGCCAGTCGTAGTCGGTCGCCCAATGGTGCGCGAGGCCCTGAAGCGTCGCGAGTTGCACGCCTTGCGAGTCGTCATCGACGGTTTCGCGCTCCGGCCATCGGGTGGCCCTGATGCGTCTTCTCAGATCTACGAGCAGCGACACGTGAACCTGCACGCGAAGGCGGCGAAT encodes the following:
- a CDS encoding MaoC family dehydratase codes for the protein MKSETLYLEDLAVGAVYKSAEHKLDVDQIHAFARQFDPQPFHLDEEAAQRSFFAGLAASGWHTAAITMKLLVQSLPIAGGIIGASGEIAWPRPTRPNDVLHVVSTVLEIAPSRSKPDRGIATVRSDTMNQQGELCQRVEMRLLVFKRP
- a CDS encoding 2-hydroxyacid dehydrogenase, with product MTGPIAFISSMPSEVQDSYLASLRAAMPGENIVPFDLLTDAQRQRVDIAVVARPDPVKVAALPKLAWIQSMWAGVDQLLPALGSKAPPVVRLIDPEMSRTMSEAVLAWTYFLQRDMSAYARQQARLLWRQLPYRKPSQVSVGLLGMGELGTAAAVRLADAGFKVRGWSRSTKRLPGIETCSGESGLDLILRESDIVVCLLPLTPQTQGLLNIERLTQMKRGAALINFSRGPILVENDLLTMLEREHISHAVLDVFSVEPLPQESGLWRHSSVTVLPHISAPTDNETAATVFADNVRAYRSGGRIPANVDLTRGY
- a CDS encoding epoxide hydrolase family protein, with the protein product MTDKLIPQSTSRRQFVSLAAAAVAAQSLSPLVSAHTNRGITDVQPQTGSGTDAIRRLRVQVHVSLLVDLRRRIRATRWPERETVDDDSQGVQLATLQGLAHHWATDYDWRKCEATLNALPQFVTEIDGLDIHFMHVRSKHENALPLIVSHGWPCSIIEQIKIIDPLVNPTAYGASASDAFHLVVPSLPGYGFSGKPTTTGWGPERTTRAWVTLMQRLGYTKFASQGGDLGGIVSNVMAKQAPPGLLGIHVNFPAAVPPDILTAIQGGNPSPAGLSSDERLAYEQLSVNFKKRRAYAFEMATRPQSLYGLADSPIALAGWLLDHGDAYGQPAATITSAVLGRTVNGHSAGAITRDDVLDNITLYWLTNTGVSAARFYWETAHFNYLVAANVSVPAAVSAFPGENYQAPLSWTEQAYHDLIYYNRPERGGHFAAWEEPLLLAQEVRAGLRPLRS
- a CDS encoding DMT family transporter, yielding MRAGSWLLVILMASLATSGHLLMLQALRRTPLAVLTPFGYAQLAFATFFGWLLFGKIPDLWTIVGMAVIAISGIGTMVVHASPRGQ
- a CDS encoding Lrp/AsnC family transcriptional regulator — its product is MLKLDRYDIAILQILAREGRITKSRLAEAIHLSISPAWERVRRLEEGGIIRGYRAEFDWVGAVDISHIIVEVTLSRHTAYDLHRFETRMCSAPEVVQCYATGGGIDYIVHTVTRNIDDYQRFIDAMLLDDLGIERYFTYVVTKMVKQVTCNVPEWIALD